Part of the Variovorax sp. PAMC 28711 genome is shown below.
GCTCGGCTTGCCGGTGGTGAGCCGACTCGCCGATCCGGTGCACGGACTGGCCTTCGATTTCCTCAGCAACGTGCCGGGCGGCCCGCACGTGCTCACCGGCCACGAGATGGGCGTGATCACGTTGAATGCCGAGGAGGCCGAAGATGCGGTGCGCGAACGCATCCGAGCCGAAATGCGCGAGCCCTACCGCACGCTGGTCGGGCATTTTCGCCACGAGATCGGTCACTACTACTGGGATCTGGTGGTGCTGCCGACGCCATGGATCGCGGGCTTTCGCGAGCTGTTCGGCGACGAGCGCGCCGATTACGCGGCGGCGCTCAAAACGCACTACGAACTGGGCCCGAAGCCGGACTGGGCCCTGCGCTACGTGACCAGCTACGCGAGCTCGCATCCCTGGGAAGACTGGGCCGAAACCTGGGCGCACTACCTGCACATGGCCGACACCGCCGACACGGCGATGAGCTTCGGCGTCGATGCGACGCGCGCCGAGCTGGCCAGCGACCTGTTCGAGATGAGCGACCTGTGGCAGCCGGGCCACCCGGATGCCGCCAAGTTCCTGGACTTTCTCAATGGGTGGGTGCGGCTCACCAACGTGCTCAACGAGTTGTCGCGCAGCATGGGCCAGCCCGACTACTACCCGTTCGTGTTGCCGCATGCCGCGGTCGGAAAGCTGCAGTTCGTGCACCAGGTGATCACCGAGCAACGGCACCGCGTGACTGGCTCGGCGCCGGCGCCGGCTGCGCTCGGCGAATCGCCACCGGCTGTGCCAGCCCTGGCGCCTTCGACGGTCGGAGCGGATGCGAACGATGCGCCGGAGCCGGTGCCGCAGATGCAGCAGCAGGCGCAGAGCTTCGCCTACGACAGCGGATTTTTCTCGCGCGTCTGACCCGCGGCGCAACGGGCGCAAATGCAGGCGAGGCCGCGCGCCGATTCGGGGAGACGTGCGAGCGGCGCGCGGCTGAAGTCGGCCTGCATGCACCAGCATTCGGCTTGGGGTTCGCCGCTTTCGCGCGCCAGTTCCACTGCGCAACGATTGCGCTCGCCACACAGCGGGCACTGCGTGGCATCGACGGCGCGCAGCGTCTCGCTCATGCCACCTCGAAGGCCGCCAGCTTCTTCGGCATCGGCGCATTCTTCAGCGTGACGTACACCGGCAGGCCGTCGCGGTAAGCCGGGTAGTCCTCGCCCTGGATCAGCGGGAGCAGGTAGCGCCGGCAGGGTTCGGTGATGCCGAATCCGTCGTCGGTGATGAAGTCGCGCGGCATGAATTTCTCGGCGTTGGCCACGGCCTCGAGCGGGGCACTGCCCAGCGTGTAGGCATAGGGCGAGTCACTGGTGCGCTCGATCGTCGGCATCACGGCGTTGCGGCCTTCCAGCGCGAGTTCGACGGCGCGCTGGCCGAGTTCGTAGGCCTGACGCACGTCGGTGGCCGAAGCGATGTGCCGCGCCGCGCGCTGCAAATAATCGGCCACGGCCCAATGGAACTTGTGGCCCAGCGCGTCCTTGACCATGTTCGCCACGACCGGCGCCGCGCCGCCCAGCTGGGCATGGCCGAACGCATCGCGCGTGCCCTGCTCCGCGAGAAAGCGGCCGTCCGCATGGTGCGCACCCTCGGACACGACAACGGTGCAGTAGCCGTGCTGCTTCACCAGCGCATCGACGCGCGCCAGGAAGGCCGCCGGGTCGAAGGCGATTTCGGGAAACAGGATCACCACCGGAATCCCGTGGTCCGCGGCCAGCCCGCCGGCCGCGGCGATCCAGCCCGCATGCCGGCCCATCACTTCGAGCACGAATACTTTGGTGGAGGTCGCGGCCATCGAGCGCACGTCGAACGAGGCTTCCAGCGTGGCGATGGCGACGTACTTCGCGACCGAGCCGAAGCCGGGGCAGCAGTCGGTCAGCGGCAGGTCGTTGTCGATGGTCTTGGGCACGTGGATCGCCTGCAGCGGGTAGCCGAGCGACTGCGACAACTGGCTCACCTTGAAGCAGGTGTCGGCGGAGTCGCCGCCGCCGTTGTAGAAAAAATAGCCGATGTCGTGCGCCTTGAAGACAGCGATGAGTCGCTCGTATTCGCGCCGGTTCTTCTCGAGCGACTTGAGCTTGTAACGGCACGAGCCGAAGGCGCCCGACGGCGTGCTGCGCAGCGCCGCGATCGCCTCCGCCGACTCCTGCGCGGTGTCGATCAGGTCTTCGGTCAGCGCGCCCAAGATGCCGTTGCGCCCCGCGTACACCGTGCCGATGCGGTCGGGGTGCCGACGCGCCGTCTCGATGACGCCGCAGGCCGACGCGTTGATGACAGAGGTGACGCCGCCCGACTGGGCGTAGAAGGCATTGGAGGCAGGCATGGGCGCATTCTCGTGCGTCGGCCAGTCCCTTGCCAAGCCTCAGCGCCCCGGCAAACCCATCTGCCGCGTGATCACCTCTTTCATGATCTCGTTCGTGCCGCCGTAGATGCGCTGCACCCGGGCATCGGCATACGCCCGCGTGATCGGGTACTCCCACATGAAGCCGTAGCCGCCGTGCAGCTGCACGCATGCGTCCATCACCTTGCACTGCAGGTCGGTGGTCCAGTACTTGGCCATGCTGGCGGTCGCGGTGTCGAGCTTGTCGGCCATCAACAGCTCGGTGCACTTGTCGACGAACACCTGTGCGACCTGCACCTCGGTCTGCAGTTCGGCGAGCGCGTAGCGCGTGTGCTGGTAGCTGCCGACGGGCTGGCCGAACACCTTGCGGTCCTTCACGTACGCGACGGTCATGTCGATGGCCGCCTGCGAAGCGGCCACCGCGCTGATCGCGATCTGCAAACGCTCCCACGGCAACTGCTCCATGAGGCACACGAAGCCGCGGTTCTTCATGGCTGCGCCGCCGAGCAGCGCATCGGCGGGCAGGCGCACGTCGTGGAAGAACAGCTCCGACGTGTCCTGCGCCTTGAGCCCCAGCTTTTTCAGTCGCTTGCCTTTCTCGAAGCCCGGCGTGCCGCGCTCCACGAGGAAGAGGCTGGTGCCCTTGGCGCCGGCCGCGGGGTCGGTCTTGGCGACGACGATGACCAGGTCCGCGTGCCAGCCGTTGGTGATGAAGGTCTTGCTGCCGTTCAGCAGGTAGCTGCCGTCGGCCTGCTGCAGCGCGGTGCTCTTCACGCCCTGCAGGTCGCTGCCGGCGGCGGGTTCGCTCATCGCGATGGCGCCGATCATTTCGCCGGTCGCCAGCTTCGGCAGGTAGCGCGCCTTTTGCGCTTCGGTGCCGTAGCGTTCGATGTACGGCGCGACGATCTCGCTGTGCAGGCCGAAGCCGATGCCCGTGAAACCGCGCGCCCACAACTCCTCGAACTGGATCACGGAATAGAGCAGGTCGGCACCGGCGCCGCCATACGCCTCCGGCAGCGCCATGCAGAGAAAGCCGTTCTCGCCGGCCCGGGTCCACACGGCGCGGTCGACGTACCCCTGCTCCTCCCACGTTTCGTGAAAAGGCGCGATCTCCTTGTCCATGAAACGGCGGAAGGCATCGCGAAAGGCCGCGTGGTCGGCGCTGAAGAGTGTGCGTTCGATCATGGGTTCCTTCAACGGCCCGGGAAGACCGGTGGACGCTTCTGCAGGAAGGCCGCGACGCCTTCGCCGAAGCTGGGCTTGTCGATCAGTTCGCGCTGGCGCTCGCTCTCGTGGTGCAACTGTTCGTCGAGCGTGTGGCGCTCGCTGGCGGCGAACGCGTTGCGCGCTTCCTGCACCGCGTGCGCAGGCAGTTTGGCGAGACGCTGCGCCAGCTTGAGCGCTTCGGGCAGCAACGCGTTGTCGTCGACGCAGTCCCAGATGAGGCCCCACTGCGCGGCCTTCTCGGCGCTCACCCGCTCGTCGAGCAACGCCATGCCCATGGCGCGTGCGCGGCCGACGGCGCGCGGGATGAACCAGGTGCAGCCGAGGTCCGGCGAGATGCCGAGCTTGGGCAAAAAGGGCAGGTAGAAGAAGGCGCTGCGGCCCGCGAGCGTGACGTCCGCTGCGAGCGCCAGGCCGACGCCCGCCCCGGCCGCCGGTCCGTTGACCGCGCACACCACCGGCACCGGCAGGTTGCGCAGGCCGGTGATGAGCGGATGGCTCAGCGACTGCATCCAGTCGGCCGTTTCGTCGCCGAGCGTTTGGCCGGCTTCGGGCGCGCCCGATCCGTTCATGGCGCTCAGGTCGGCCCCGACGCAGAACGCCTTGCCGGCACCGGTGAGCACCACGGCGCGCACCGCCTTGTCGTCGGTCACGCGGGCGAGCGCGTCGCGCAGCTCGACTTGAAGCTCCTTCGCGATCGGATTCAGTTTGGCCGGCAGGTTGAGCGTCAGCGTCGCGACGCCGTCTTCGACCTCGTAGATCACCAGCGCCATCAGAGTCGCTCCACGATCGTCACGTTGGCCATGCCGCCGCCTTCGCACATCGTCTGCAGGCCATAGCGTTTGCCGCGCTGGCCGAGTGCATGGACCAGCGTGGTCATGAGCTTGGTGCCCGAGGCACCCAGCGGATGGCCCAGCGCGATCGCGCCGCCGTTCACGTTCAGCTTCGCCGGGTCGGCGTGCAGTGTTTCGAGCCAGGCGATCGGCACCGGCGCGAAGGCTTCGTTGACTTCGTAGAGGTCGATCTCGTCGATCGACAGGCCGGCCTTCTTGAGCGCGCGCTCGGTTGCGGGCAACGGCGCCTCCAGCATGATGACCGGGTCGTGCCCCATCACGCTCATGTGGTGGATGCGTGCCAGCGGGCGCGCGCCGTGGCCCAGCGCCTTCAGGCCGCGCTCGTTCACGATGAGCACGCCGCTCGCGCCGTCGCAGATCTGGCTCGCCGTCGCCGCGGTGCAGCGCCCGCCTTCGGCGATGAGCTTCACGCCCGCGATGCCTTCGAGCGTCGCTTCGAAGCGGATGCCTTCGTCGACGGTGTGTTTCTCGTCACTCGCGCTGCCATCGGCCCGCCGGATGTCGATCGGCACGATCTCGTCGTTGAACAGGCCTTCGCGCGTGGCGGCGATGGCGCGCCGGTGGCTCTCGAGCGCGTAGCGGTCGAGCGCATCCTTGTCGATGCCGTAGTTTTTCGCGATCATTTCCGCGCCCGTGAACTGGCTGAACTCGACGCCCGGATAGCGCCGCTGCATGCCGGGGCTCATGTACGTGCCGAGGCCGGCCTTCGCGGGCAGCGCATTGGGCGTGAACATCGGCACGCGGGTCATGCTCTCGACGCCGCCGGCGATCACCGCGTCCATCGCGCCGCTCATCACGGCCTGCGCCGCGAAATGCAGCGCCTGCTGCGACGAGCCGCACTGCCGGTCGACCGAGGTGCCGGGCACCGACTCGGGCAGCGTCGAGGCGAGCACTGCGTTGCGCGCGATGTTGGTCGCCTGCTCGCCGACCTGGCTGACGCAGCCCAGGATCACATCGTCGACTGCCGCCGGATCGATGCCACTGCGCGCGATCAACGCGTTGATGACCTCGGCCGCAAGATCGGCCGGGTGCCAGCCTGCGAGCTTGCCGCCGCGGCGACCGCCTGCGGTGCGCACCGCGGCCACGATGTATGCCTCTGCCATGTCGATGTGTCCTTGGGGAAAGAAGGCATCGATGGTTGGATGCGACCCGGGCAGGGTCAACCCGGATCAACCCGCGG
Proteins encoded:
- a CDS encoding zinc-binding metallopeptidase family protein; translation: MESHVNADPAQGIAPDTEHSLAADLKAPTISRAYQCQCGRPVFLANSECLACRTPLGYVIESLGVVPLQPAAFNGAEPDTFTVHGDTNGRAYRRCNNLMTAASCNWMAPAPREGDDDAFNVDGLAAGFCLSCSVTRTIPDQSVEGNGRQWRKLEQAKRRLISQLLALGLPVVSRLADPVHGLAFDFLSNVPGGPHVLTGHEMGVITLNAEEAEDAVRERIRAEMREPYRTLVGHFRHEIGHYYWDLVVLPTPWIAGFRELFGDERADYAAALKTHYELGPKPDWALRYVTSYASSHPWEDWAETWAHYLHMADTADTAMSFGVDATRAELASDLFEMSDLWQPGHPDAAKFLDFLNGWVRLTNVLNELSRSMGQPDYYPFVLPHAAVGKLQFVHQVITEQRHRVTGSAPAPAALGESPPAVPALAPSTVGADANDAPEPVPQMQQQAQSFAYDSGFFSRV
- a CDS encoding cysteine-rich CWC family protein, producing the protein MSETLRAVDATQCPLCGERNRCAVELARESGEPQAECWCMQADFSRAPLARLPESARGLACICARCAAGQTREKNPLS
- a CDS encoding 6-phosphofructokinase, which codes for MPASNAFYAQSGGVTSVINASACGVIETARRHPDRIGTVYAGRNGILGALTEDLIDTAQESAEAIAALRSTPSGAFGSCRYKLKSLEKNRREYERLIAVFKAHDIGYFFYNGGGDSADTCFKVSQLSQSLGYPLQAIHVPKTIDNDLPLTDCCPGFGSVAKYVAIATLEASFDVRSMAATSTKVFVLEVMGRHAGWIAAAGGLAADHGIPVVILFPEIAFDPAAFLARVDALVKQHGYCTVVVSEGAHHADGRFLAEQGTRDAFGHAQLGGAAPVVANMVKDALGHKFHWAVADYLQRAARHIASATDVRQAYELGQRAVELALEGRNAVMPTIERTSDSPYAYTLGSAPLEAVANAEKFMPRDFITDDGFGITEPCRRYLLPLIQGEDYPAYRDGLPVYVTLKNAPMPKKLAAFEVA
- a CDS encoding acyl-CoA dehydrogenase family protein codes for the protein MIERTLFSADHAAFRDAFRRFMDKEIAPFHETWEEQGYVDRAVWTRAGENGFLCMALPEAYGGAGADLLYSVIQFEELWARGFTGIGFGLHSEIVAPYIERYGTEAQKARYLPKLATGEMIGAIAMSEPAAGSDLQGVKSTALQQADGSYLLNGSKTFITNGWHADLVIVVAKTDPAAGAKGTSLFLVERGTPGFEKGKRLKKLGLKAQDTSELFFHDVRLPADALLGGAAMKNRGFVCLMEQLPWERLQIAISAVAASQAAIDMTVAYVKDRKVFGQPVGSYQHTRYALAELQTEVQVAQVFVDKCTELLMADKLDTATASMAKYWTTDLQCKVMDACVQLHGGYGFMWEYPITRAYADARVQRIYGGTNEIMKEVITRQMGLPGR
- a CDS encoding enoyl-CoA hydratase-related protein encodes the protein MALVIYEVEDGVATLTLNLPAKLNPIAKELQVELRDALARVTDDKAVRAVVLTGAGKAFCVGADLSAMNGSGAPEAGQTLGDETADWMQSLSHPLITGLRNLPVPVVCAVNGPAAGAGVGLALAADVTLAGRSAFFYLPFLPKLGISPDLGCTWFIPRAVGRARAMGMALLDERVSAEKAAQWGLIWDCVDDNALLPEALKLAQRLAKLPAHAVQEARNAFAASERHTLDEQLHHESERQRELIDKPSFGEGVAAFLQKRPPVFPGR
- a CDS encoding acetyl-CoA C-acetyltransferase — encoded protein: MAEAYIVAAVRTAGGRRGGKLAGWHPADLAAEVINALIARSGIDPAAVDDVILGCVSQVGEQATNIARNAVLASTLPESVPGTSVDRQCGSSQQALHFAAQAVMSGAMDAVIAGGVESMTRVPMFTPNALPAKAGLGTYMSPGMQRRYPGVEFSQFTGAEMIAKNYGIDKDALDRYALESHRRAIAATREGLFNDEIVPIDIRRADGSASDEKHTVDEGIRFEATLEGIAGVKLIAEGGRCTAATASQICDGASGVLIVNERGLKALGHGARPLARIHHMSVMGHDPVIMLEAPLPATERALKKAGLSIDEIDLYEVNEAFAPVPIAWLETLHADPAKLNVNGGAIALGHPLGASGTKLMTTLVHALGQRGKRYGLQTMCEGGGMANVTIVERL